A genomic window from Streptomyces sp. NBC_00234 includes:
- a CDS encoding elongation factor G-like protein EF-G2: MGDRTHNQSGAAGRAATVDRPTSVRNVVLVGHSGSGKTTLVEALALTAGAVNRAGRVEDGATVSDYDEIEQRRQRSVQLSLVPVEWGGYKINLLDTPGYADFVGELRAGLRAADAALFVVSAAQEAEAVAGTTRAVWEECAAVGMPRAIVVTHLDTARTSFDGMTRVCAELFGGDDPDAVVPLYLPVRGPQTPDGHAPLTGLTGLLSQRIFDYSSGERKETPPADGQREPLRDARNRLIEGIIAESEDETLMDHYLGGGDIDIKTLVDDLERAVARGVFHPVLTAAPAADGARQGVGTVELLELITGGFPTPLERALPAVTTPQGDPRPAPVCDPDGPLVAEVVKTASDPYVGRMSLVRVFSGTLRPDDTVHVCGHGLTDPGHEERPAHDAEIRVGALTSPFGKQQRPLDRCIAGDLACVSRLGAAETGDTLSAKDDPLLMEPWIMPDPLLPLAIRAHSKADEDKLSQGLSRLVAEDPTMRLEQNPDTHQVVLWCLGEAHRDVALERLRSRYGVQVDAVPHRVPLRETFATRCTGRGRHVKQSGGHGQYAICEIEVEPLPPGTGIEFVDKVVGGAVPRQFVPSVEKGLRAQAARGVAAGHPLVDVRITLLDGKAHSVDSSDAAFQTAAALALREAAADTRIQLLEPVAEVSVLIPDDYVGAVMSDLSGRRGRVVGTEQAAGGRTLVRAEVPELEIGRYAVDLRSLSHGTGRFDRAYARHEAMPRQLADRVREEREGVPD, translated from the coding sequence ATGGGCGACAGGACACACAACCAATCCGGGGCCGCCGGCAGGGCGGCGACGGTCGACCGGCCCACTTCGGTACGCAACGTGGTGCTGGTCGGCCACAGTGGCTCCGGCAAGACCACCCTGGTCGAAGCACTCGCGCTGACGGCGGGAGCGGTCAACCGGGCCGGCCGGGTCGAGGACGGCGCGACCGTCTCCGACTACGACGAGATCGAACAGCGCCGACAGCGCTCCGTACAGCTCTCGCTGGTCCCCGTCGAATGGGGCGGCTACAAGATCAATTTGCTGGACACCCCCGGCTACGCGGACTTCGTCGGGGAACTCAGGGCCGGTCTGCGCGCGGCGGACGCGGCCCTTTTCGTCGTCTCGGCCGCCCAGGAGGCGGAAGCCGTCGCGGGCACCACCCGCGCCGTGTGGGAGGAGTGCGCGGCCGTCGGGATGCCGCGGGCCATCGTCGTCACCCACCTCGACACCGCCCGCACCTCCTTCGACGGGATGACCCGGGTCTGCGCCGAGCTCTTCGGGGGCGACGACCCCGACGCCGTGGTCCCGCTCTATCTGCCGGTACGCGGCCCCCAGACCCCGGACGGGCACGCGCCCCTCACCGGCCTCACCGGACTGCTGTCGCAGCGGATCTTCGACTACTCCTCCGGCGAACGGAAGGAGACGCCGCCCGCGGACGGCCAGCGAGAACCCCTCAGGGACGCCCGCAACCGGCTCATCGAAGGGATCATCGCCGAGAGCGAGGACGAGACCTTGATGGACCACTACCTCGGGGGCGGCGACATCGACATCAAGACCCTCGTCGACGACCTGGAACGCGCCGTCGCACGCGGCGTCTTCCACCCCGTCCTCACCGCGGCCCCCGCGGCCGACGGAGCGCGCCAGGGAGTCGGGACCGTCGAACTCCTGGAACTCATCACCGGCGGGTTCCCCACCCCGCTGGAACGCGCCCTCCCCGCCGTCACCACCCCGCAGGGCGACCCCCGCCCCGCACCGGTCTGCGATCCGGACGGGCCCCTGGTCGCCGAGGTCGTCAAGACGGCCTCCGACCCCTACGTCGGCCGCATGTCCCTCGTCCGCGTCTTCTCCGGCACTCTGCGCCCCGACGACACCGTGCACGTCTGCGGTCACGGGCTCACCGACCCGGGGCACGAGGAACGCCCCGCCCACGACGCCGAGATCCGGGTGGGCGCGCTCACCTCACCCTTCGGGAAGCAGCAGCGGCCCCTGGACCGGTGCATCGCGGGCGACCTGGCCTGTGTCTCCAGACTCGGCGCGGCCGAGACCGGGGACACCCTCTCCGCCAAGGACGATCCCCTGCTGATGGAGCCGTGGATCATGCCCGATCCGCTGCTGCCGCTCGCCATCCGGGCCCACAGCAAGGCGGACGAGGACAAGCTCTCCCAGGGCCTGTCACGGCTGGTCGCCGAGGACCCCACGATGCGCCTCGAACAGAACCCGGACACCCACCAGGTCGTCCTGTGGTGCCTGGGCGAAGCCCACCGCGACGTCGCCCTGGAACGGCTGCGCAGCCGCTACGGCGTCCAGGTCGACGCGGTCCCCCACCGCGTCCCTCTGCGCGAGACGTTCGCCACCCGCTGCACCGGGCGCGGCCGGCACGTCAAGCAGTCCGGCGGCCACGGCCAGTACGCCATCTGCGAGATCGAGGTGGAGCCGCTGCCGCCCGGCACCGGCATCGAGTTCGTCGACAAGGTCGTCGGCGGAGCCGTACCCCGCCAGTTCGTCCCGTCCGTCGAGAAGGGCCTGCGCGCCCAGGCCGCCCGGGGAGTCGCCGCGGGTCACCCGCTCGTCGACGTACGCATCACCCTGCTGGACGGAAAGGCCCACTCGGTGGACTCCTCGGACGCGGCCTTCCAGACGGCGGCGGCCCTGGCCCTGCGCGAAGCAGCCGCGGACACCCGTATCCAGCTGCTCGAACCGGTGGCCGAGGTCAGCGTGCTGATCCCGGACGACTACGTGGGCGCCGTCATGAGCGACCTGTCCGGCCGGCGCGGCCGGGTCGTCGGCACCGAACAGGCAGCGGGCGGACGCACTCTCGTACGGGCCGAGGTCCCCGAGCTGGAGATCGGCCGGTACGCCGTCGACCTGCGGTCCCTCTCGCACGGCACCGGGCGCTTCGACCGCGCGTACGCCCGGCACGAAGCGATGCCACGGCAGCTCGCCGACCGCGTCCGCGAGGAACGGGAAGGGGTGCCCGACTGA
- the pdxS gene encoding pyridoxal 5'-phosphate synthase lyase subunit PdxS, whose amino-acid sequence MSTLPSTPQSTESPAVGTSRVKRGMAEQLKGGVIMDVVNAEQAKIAEDAGAVAVMALERVPADIRKDGGVARMSDPNMIEEIIEAVSIPVMAKSRIGHFVEAQVLQSLGVDYIDESEVLTPADEVNHSDKFAFTTPFVCGATNLGEALRRIAEGAAMIRSKGEAGTGNVVEAVRHLRQIKNEIARLRGYDNNELYAAAKELRAPYELVKEVAELGKLPVVLFSAGGVATPADAALMRQLGAEGVFVGSGIFKSGDPAKRAAAIVKATTFYDDPKIIADASRNLGEAMVGINCDTLPETERYANRGW is encoded by the coding sequence GTGTCCACGCTTCCCAGCACCCCGCAGTCCACCGAGTCCCCGGCCGTCGGCACCAGCCGCGTCAAGCGCGGCATGGCCGAGCAGCTCAAGGGCGGCGTGATCATGGACGTCGTCAACGCCGAGCAGGCGAAGATCGCCGAGGACGCCGGCGCCGTGGCCGTCATGGCCCTGGAGCGGGTGCCCGCCGACATCCGTAAGGACGGCGGCGTGGCCCGGATGTCCGACCCCAACATGATCGAAGAGATCATCGAGGCCGTCTCCATCCCCGTCATGGCCAAGTCGCGCATCGGCCACTTCGTCGAGGCCCAGGTCCTGCAGTCCCTCGGCGTCGACTACATCGACGAGTCCGAGGTCCTGACCCCGGCCGACGAGGTCAACCACAGCGACAAGTTCGCCTTCACGACCCCCTTCGTCTGTGGCGCCACCAACCTGGGCGAGGCCCTGCGCCGCATCGCCGAGGGTGCGGCCATGATCCGCTCGAAGGGCGAGGCCGGCACCGGCAACGTCGTCGAGGCCGTCCGCCACCTGCGCCAGATCAAGAACGAGATCGCCCGGCTGCGCGGCTACGACAACAACGAGCTGTACGCCGCCGCCAAGGAGCTCCGCGCCCCGTACGAGCTCGTCAAGGAGGTCGCCGAGCTCGGCAAGCTGCCCGTCGTCCTGTTCTCCGCGGGTGGCGTCGCCACCCCCGCCGACGCCGCGCTGATGCGCCAGCTCGGTGCCGAGGGTGTCTTCGTGGGCTCCGGCATCTTCAAGTCCGGCGACCCCGCCAAGCGCGCCGCCGCGATCGTGAAGGCCACCACCTTCTACGACGACCCCAAGATCATCGCGGACGCCTCCCGCAACCTGGGCGAGGCCATGGTCGGCATCAACTGCGACACCCTGCCCGAGACCGAGCGCTACGCCAACCGCGGCTGGTAG
- the pgsA gene encoding phosphatidylinositol phosphate synthase: MLNKYARAFFTRVLTPFAALLLRLGVSPDAVTLVGTAGVMAGALVFFPMGEFFWGTIVITIFVFSDLVDGNMARQAGISSRWGAFLDSTLDRVADGAIFAGFALWYAGSGDDNVLCAVAIFCLASGQVVSYTKARGESIGLPVAVNGLVERAERLVISLVAAGLAGLHTFGVPGIDILLPIALWIVAVGSLVTLIQRVVTVRRESAEADAAAAASAQQGSEAAQ; encoded by the coding sequence ATGCTGAACAAGTACGCGCGTGCATTTTTTACGCGTGTCCTCACACCGTTCGCCGCTCTGCTGCTCCGTCTCGGGGTCAGCCCCGACGCGGTCACGCTCGTCGGCACGGCCGGAGTGATGGCAGGTGCGCTGGTCTTCTTCCCGATGGGGGAGTTCTTCTGGGGCACGATCGTCATCACGATCTTCGTCTTCTCGGACCTCGTCGACGGCAATATGGCGCGCCAGGCGGGGATCTCCAGCAGGTGGGGCGCGTTCCTCGACTCGACGCTCGACCGCGTCGCCGACGGGGCGATCTTCGCCGGCTTCGCCCTCTGGTACGCGGGCAGCGGTGACGACAACGTGCTGTGCGCGGTGGCGATCTTCTGCCTGGCGAGCGGCCAGGTGGTCTCGTACACGAAGGCACGTGGAGAATCGATCGGCCTGCCGGTCGCGGTGAACGGACTGGTGGAGCGCGCCGAGCGCCTGGTGATCTCGCTGGTCGCGGCCGGACTCGCGGGTCTGCACACCTTCGGCGTTCCCGGCATCGACATCCTGCTGCCGATCGCGCTGTGGATCGTCGCCGTCGGCAGCCTGGTGACGCTGATCCAGCGTGTGGTGACCGTGCGCCGGGAGTCCGCGGAGGCCGACGCCGCCGCGGCGGCCTCGGCGCAGCAGGGGAGCGAGGCCGCCCAGTGA
- a CDS encoding YebC/PmpR family DNA-binding transcriptional regulator codes for MSGHSKWATTKHKKAVIDAKRGKLFAKLIKNIEVAARSGGVDPEGNPTLVDAIQKAKKSSVPNKNIDSAVKRGGGLEAGGADYETIMYEGYGPNGVAVLIECLTDNRNRAASDVRVAMTRNGGSMADPGSVSYLFNRKGVVIVPKGELSEDDVLGAVLDAGAEEVNDLGETFEVVSEATDMVAVRTALQDAGIDYDSAEANFLPTMQVDLDEEGARKIFKLIDALEDSDDVQNVFANFDVSDEVMEKVDA; via the coding sequence ATGTCCGGCCACTCTAAATGGGCTACGACGAAGCACAAGAAGGCCGTGATTGACGCCAAGCGCGGCAAGCTCTTCGCGAAGCTGATCAAGAACATCGAAGTAGCGGCCCGCTCCGGCGGTGTCGACCCCGAGGGCAACCCGACGCTCGTCGACGCCATCCAGAAGGCGAAGAAGAGCTCCGTCCCGAACAAGAACATCGACTCCGCGGTCAAGCGCGGTGGCGGTCTCGAAGCGGGCGGCGCCGACTACGAGACGATCATGTACGAGGGCTACGGTCCGAACGGTGTCGCGGTGCTCATCGAGTGCCTCACCGACAACCGCAACCGTGCCGCGTCCGACGTACGGGTCGCGATGACCCGCAACGGCGGCTCGATGGCCGACCCGGGTTCGGTCTCGTACCTCTTCAACCGCAAGGGCGTCGTCATCGTCCCCAAGGGCGAGCTGTCCGAGGACGACGTCCTCGGTGCCGTGCTCGACGCGGGTGCCGAGGAGGTCAACGACCTCGGTGAGACGTTCGAGGTCGTCAGTGAGGCCACCGACATGGTCGCGGTCCGCACCGCGCTCCAGGACGCCGGCATCGACTACGACTCGGCCGAGGCCAACTTCCTGCCCACCATGCAGGTCGACCTCGACGAAGAGGGCGCACGCAAGATCTTCAAGCTCATCGACGCGCTGGAGGACAGCGACGACGTGCAGAACGTCTTCGCCAACTTCGACGTCTCGGACGAGGTCATGGAGAAGGTCGACGCCTGA
- a CDS encoding HIT family protein, producing MLIGMTSEPEQQIGVGTPDAFQRLWTPHRMAYIQGENKPSGPGSEDGCPFCVIPSKSDEDGLVVARGEKVYAVLNLYPYNGGHLMVVPYRHVADYTELDAAETAELADFTKRAMIALRAASGAHGFNIGMNQGTVAGAGIAAHLHQHLVPRWGGDTNFMPVVGHTKVLPQLLGDTRAMLAAAWPADLPAG from the coding sequence ATGCTGATCGGCATGACGAGTGAGCCGGAGCAGCAGATCGGAGTGGGAACGCCCGACGCGTTCCAGCGCCTGTGGACGCCCCACCGGATGGCTTACATCCAGGGGGAGAACAAGCCGAGCGGTCCGGGGTCCGAGGACGGCTGTCCGTTCTGTGTGATCCCCTCCAAATCGGACGAGGACGGGCTCGTCGTGGCGCGTGGCGAGAAGGTCTACGCCGTGCTGAACCTGTATCCGTACAACGGCGGTCACCTGATGGTCGTGCCGTACCGGCATGTCGCCGACTACACGGAGCTGGACGCCGCGGAGACCGCCGAGCTGGCCGACTTCACCAAGCGGGCGATGATCGCGCTGCGGGCGGCATCGGGCGCGCACGGCTTCAACATCGGGATGAACCAGGGCACGGTCGCGGGCGCGGGTATCGCCGCCCACCTGCACCAGCACCTGGTGCCGCGCTGGGGCGGGGACACCAACTTCATGCCGGTCGTCGGTCACACGAAGGTGCTGCCGCAGCTGCTCGGTGACACCCGCGCGATGCTCGCGGCTGCCTGGCCTGCGGACCTGCCGGCCGGCTGA
- the pdxT gene encoding pyridoxal 5'-phosphate synthase glutaminase subunit PdxT, whose protein sequence is MSDTPVIGVLALQGDVREHLIALASADALARPVRRPEELAEVDGLVIPGGESTTMSKLAVLFGMLDPLRERVSAGMPVYGTCAGMIMLADKILDPRSGQETVGGIDMIVRRNAFGRQNESFEAAVEVDGIADGPVEGVFIRAPWVESVGAQVQVIAEHGGHIVAVRQGNALATSFHPELTGDHRVHALFVDMVRAVL, encoded by the coding sequence ATGAGCGACACCCCTGTGATCGGAGTCCTGGCTCTCCAGGGCGACGTGCGGGAACATCTGATCGCCCTGGCCTCGGCTGACGCCCTGGCCAGGCCGGTCCGGCGTCCCGAGGAGCTCGCCGAGGTCGACGGCCTCGTCATACCCGGCGGCGAATCCACCACCATGTCCAAGCTCGCCGTGCTCTTCGGCATGCTCGACCCGCTGCGCGAGCGGGTGAGTGCCGGAATGCCGGTCTACGGCACCTGCGCGGGCATGATCATGCTCGCCGACAAGATCCTCGACCCGCGCTCGGGCCAGGAAACCGTCGGCGGAATCGACATGATCGTGCGCCGTAACGCCTTCGGACGCCAGAACGAATCGTTCGAGGCGGCCGTCGAGGTCGACGGAATCGCGGACGGTCCGGTCGAAGGCGTGTTCATCCGGGCACCCTGGGTCGAATCCGTCGGAGCGCAGGTCCAGGTGATCGCCGAACACGGCGGTCACATTGTCGCCGTACGGCAGGGAAACGCCCTTGCCACGTCATTCCACCCGGAACTGACCGGAGACCACCGGGTTCACGCACTCTTCGTCGACATGGTGCGCGCAGTCCTCTGA
- a CDS encoding potassium channel family protein codes for MSERPTDSVPSRLTHWEKRTEVPLFAASLIFLGGYAVRVLAPHDTEPWRDLALALVCGTWLLFLTDYVVRLRLSGLGIRFIHSHWLDTVVLVLPLLRPLRVVQVYSAVQDRRDRPRLSLYARVMAYAGMAAVLLGFAASLAVYDQERGAPGSTISTFGDSVWWACETLTTVGYGDAVPVTPGGRVIAALLMVCGLALLGAVTGSFSSWLLQVFTREDEKGPPGRM; via the coding sequence ATGAGCGAGCGCCCCACCGATTCCGTCCCCAGCAGGCTGACACACTGGGAGAAACGCACCGAAGTACCGCTCTTCGCGGCCTCACTGATCTTCCTCGGCGGCTACGCGGTCCGCGTCCTCGCCCCTCACGACACCGAACCTTGGCGCGATCTCGCCCTCGCCCTGGTCTGCGGCACGTGGCTGCTCTTCCTGACGGACTACGTGGTGCGGCTCCGGCTGAGCGGACTCGGCATCCGGTTCATCCACAGCCACTGGCTGGACACGGTCGTGCTCGTGCTCCCGCTCCTGCGCCCCCTGCGCGTGGTGCAGGTCTACAGCGCGGTCCAGGACCGGCGGGACCGCCCGCGGCTGAGCCTGTACGCCCGGGTGATGGCGTACGCCGGCATGGCGGCGGTGCTGCTCGGCTTCGCCGCCTCGCTGGCCGTCTACGACCAGGAGCGCGGAGCGCCCGGCTCCACGATCAGCACCTTCGGGGACTCGGTCTGGTGGGCCTGCGAGACGCTCACGACGGTGGGGTACGGGGACGCGGTCCCCGTCACGCCGGGGGGCCGGGTGATCGCCGCGCTGCTGATGGTCTGCGGGCTCGCGCTGCTGGGGGCGGTGACCGGCTCGTTCTCCTCGTGGCTGCTGCAGGTCTTCACACGGGAGGACGAGAAGGGACCCCCGGGGCGCATGTAG
- a CDS encoding glycosyltransferase family 4 protein, with translation MKIGIVCPYSWDVPGGVQFHIRDLAEHLIRLGHQVSVLAPADDETPLPPYVVSAGRAVPVPYNGSVARLNFGFLSAARVRRWLHDGTFDVIHIHEPTSPSLGLLACWAAQGPIVATFHTSNPRSRAMIAAYPILQPALEKIRARIAVSEYARRTLVEHLGGDAVVIPNGVDVDFFARAEPKAEWQGGTIGFIGRIDEPRKGLPVLMKALPAILAARPETRLLVAGRGDEEEAVASLPKELRDRVEFLGMVSDEDKARLLRSVDVYVAPNTGGESFGIILVEALSASAPVLASDLDAFAQVLDQGSAGELFANEDADALATAAIRLLGDPERRAGLRKRGSAHVRRFDWATVGADILAVYETVTDGAASVAADERTGLRARFGLARD, from the coding sequence GTGAAGATCGGCATTGTCTGCCCGTACTCCTGGGACGTACCGGGGGGCGTGCAGTTCCACATCCGCGACCTCGCGGAACACCTGATCCGCCTCGGCCATCAGGTCTCCGTGCTGGCGCCCGCCGACGACGAGACCCCGCTGCCGCCGTACGTGGTCTCGGCGGGCCGCGCCGTCCCCGTTCCGTACAACGGGTCGGTGGCGCGGCTGAACTTCGGCTTCCTGTCGGCCGCGCGCGTACGCAGGTGGCTGCACGACGGCACCTTCGACGTGATCCACATCCACGAGCCGACCTCGCCCTCGCTGGGGCTGCTCGCCTGCTGGGCGGCGCAGGGGCCGATCGTCGCGACGTTCCACACGTCCAATCCGCGCTCCCGGGCGATGATCGCGGCGTATCCGATCCTCCAGCCCGCGCTGGAGAAGATCCGCGCGCGCATCGCGGTGAGCGAGTACGCGCGCCGGACCCTCGTCGAGCATCTGGGCGGCGACGCGGTCGTCATCCCCAACGGTGTCGATGTGGACTTCTTCGCCCGGGCGGAGCCCAAGGCGGAGTGGCAGGGCGGGACGATCGGGTTCATCGGGCGTATCGACGAGCCGCGCAAGGGGCTGCCGGTCCTGATGAAGGCGCTGCCCGCGATCCTCGCCGCACGCCCGGAGACCAGACTGCTGGTCGCCGGACGCGGCGACGAGGAGGAAGCGGTCGCCTCGCTGCCCAAGGAACTGCGCGACCGCGTGGAGTTCCTCGGCATGGTGAGTGACGAGGACAAGGCACGGCTGCTGCGCAGCGTCGACGTGTACGTCGCGCCGAACACCGGGGGCGAGAGCTTCGGCATCATCCTGGTCGAGGCGCTGTCGGCGTCCGCGCCGGTGCTCGCGAGCGATCTGGACGCGTTCGCCCAGGTGCTCGACCAGGGTTCGGCGGGCGAGCTGTTCGCCAACGAGGACGCGGACGCGCTGGCCACGGCCGCGATCCGGCTCCTGGGCGACCCCGAGCGGCGGGCCGGGCTCCGCAAGCGCGGCAGCGCACATGTGCGCCGCTTCGACTGGGCGACGGTGGGTGCGGACATCCTGGCGGTGTACGAGACGGTGACGGACGGGGCCGCGTCGGTGGCCGCGGACGAGCGCACGGGGCTGCGGGCGCGCTTCGGGCTGGCCCGGGACTGA
- the ruvC gene encoding crossover junction endodeoxyribonuclease RuvC, with product MRVLGVDPGLTRCGVGVVEGVAGRPLTMIGVGVVRTPADAELGHRLVAIERGIEEWLDTHRPEFVAVERVFSQHNVRTVMGTAQASAVAMLCASRRGIPVALHTPSEVKAAVTGSGRADKDQVGAMVTRLLRLDAPPKPADAADALALAICHIWRAPAQNRLQQAVAAHRTLKGRTA from the coding sequence GTGCGTGTACTCGGCGTGGACCCGGGGCTGACCCGGTGCGGGGTCGGAGTCGTCGAAGGGGTCGCGGGCCGTCCCCTGACGATGATCGGCGTCGGTGTCGTCCGCACCCCCGCCGACGCGGAGCTCGGCCACCGGCTGGTGGCCATCGAGCGCGGCATCGAGGAGTGGCTCGACACGCACCGGCCCGAATTCGTCGCCGTGGAGCGGGTGTTCAGCCAGCACAACGTGCGTACGGTGATGGGCACCGCCCAGGCCAGCGCGGTCGCCATGCTCTGCGCCTCGCGCCGCGGCATCCCGGTGGCCCTGCACACCCCCAGCGAGGTCAAGGCCGCAGTCACCGGCTCGGGGCGTGCCGACAAGGACCAGGTCGGCGCGATGGTGACCCGGCTCCTGCGGCTCGACGCGCCGCCCAAACCGGCCGACGCGGCCGACGCCCTCGCGCTCGCCATCTGTCACATCTGGCGGGCCCCCGCGCAGAACCGGCTCCAGCAGGCAGTCGCCGCCCATCGCACCCTGAAAGGCCGTACCGCATGA
- a CDS encoding phosphatidylinositol mannoside acyltransferase, with amino-acid sequence MSGTGDGLRGRVTDGLYGLGWGAVKKLPEPVAQKLFRTIADQVWKRRGKSVLRLESNLARVVPDADAARLAELSKAGMRSYMRYWMESFRLPTWTPRRISESIEVREVHRLTEGLDAGRGVILALPHLANWDLAGAWVTTGLKVGFTTVAERLKPETLYDRFVAYREGLGMEVLPHNGGAAFGTLARRLRAGGLICLVADRDLSSSGVEVTFFGDTARMPAGPALLAQQTGALLLPVTLWYDGTPVMKVRVHPPVEVPETGERGEKTSVMTQALADAFAVGIAEHPEDWHMLQRLWVSDLDPRGEQP; translated from the coding sequence GTGAGCGGCACCGGGGACGGGCTGCGGGGACGGGTGACGGACGGGCTGTACGGGCTCGGCTGGGGTGCGGTCAAGAAGCTTCCCGAGCCGGTTGCCCAGAAGCTCTTCCGCACCATCGCCGACCAGGTGTGGAAGCGGCGCGGGAAGAGCGTGCTGCGGCTGGAGTCGAATCTGGCGCGGGTGGTGCCGGACGCGGACGCCGCCCGGCTCGCCGAGCTGTCCAAGGCCGGTATGCGCTCGTACATGCGCTACTGGATGGAGTCCTTCCGGCTGCCGACGTGGACGCCTCGGCGGATCAGCGAAAGCATCGAGGTACGGGAGGTCCACCGCCTGACGGAGGGCCTCGACGCAGGGCGGGGAGTCATTCTGGCTCTTCCGCACCTGGCCAACTGGGACCTCGCGGGCGCCTGGGTGACGACCGGCCTCAAGGTCGGCTTCACCACCGTCGCCGAACGCCTCAAGCCGGAGACGCTCTACGACCGGTTCGTCGCCTACCGCGAGGGCCTGGGCATGGAGGTGCTGCCGCACAACGGCGGCGCGGCCTTCGGCACGCTCGCCCGGCGGCTGCGCGCGGGCGGCCTGATCTGCCTGGTCGCCGACCGCGACCTGTCGTCCTCCGGCGTCGAGGTGACGTTCTTCGGCGACACCGCGCGGATGCCGGCCGGGCCCGCGCTGCTCGCCCAGCAGACCGGGGCGCTGCTGCTCCCCGTGACGCTCTGGTACGACGGCACTCCGGTCATGAAGGTGCGCGTCCACCCGCCCGTCGAGGTACCCGAGACAGGCGAACGCGGCGAGAAGACGTCTGTGATGACACAGGCGCTGGCCGATGCCTTCGCCGTCGGAATCGCCGAGCATCCGGAGGACTGGCACATGCTGCAGCGCCTCTGGGTCTCCGATCTGGACCCCCGAGGGGAACAGCCGTGA